One window of Actinomycetota bacterium genomic DNA carries:
- a CDS encoding FAD-binding oxidoreductase encodes MSDYAEGKSRWWGWGDLDQRFDVENRENIMPFMRENLGMSLDRDRFTDPSLDEIELPAPRLGDAVLASLRDLCGPENVSVDKFQRVSHSMGKSYRDLLRFRQRRIERPVDVVVWPREEREILEIFRLAEERNLAVIPFGGGSSVTGGVEPMGKKEGFISLDMARMNRVLRVDATSHTALIQAGALGPELEEQLNGHGFTLGHFPESFDHSSLGGWLATRASGRQSTGYGDIEDMVLALRMVTPRGVVDTRKVPSSAAGPSILQLCVGSEGCMGVITEALMRIRPVPRVLDYRGLLFRDFAAGVSAVREMMQQGLVPTCVRLSDRTETALAKAFRSTKGPRWKRRAEEAALRLLASRGYSFDDGAFMVIGLEGEQDDVDYQRSGILQLCRRLGGFHLGTSPGRQWYRSRHETAYFREQLINWGVMVDTLETATTWDNLLHLYGEVYAALKRALEEGGSKCMVACHVSHAYPEGASLYYTFFAPMAAEGEEEAQWERAKRAASEAIMEHGGTITHHHGIGYEHAPWMRREVGEISIEALHAVKKVMDPADIMNPGKLLP; translated from the coding sequence ATGTCTGATTACGCGGAGGGAAAGAGCCGCTGGTGGGGGTGGGGCGACCTCGACCAGAGGTTCGACGTGGAGAACAGGGAGAACATCATGCCCTTCATGCGGGAGAACCTGGGCATGAGCCTGGACCGCGACCGCTTCACCGATCCGAGCCTCGACGAGATCGAACTCCCGGCGCCGCGGTTGGGGGACGCCGTCCTTGCTTCACTCAGGGATCTGTGTGGCCCCGAAAACGTCTCCGTGGACAAGTTCCAGCGCGTCAGCCATTCCATGGGCAAGAGCTACCGCGACCTCCTGCGCTTCCGCCAGCGCCGCATCGAGAGGCCCGTGGACGTCGTCGTGTGGCCGCGGGAGGAAAGGGAAATACTGGAAATATTCCGCCTCGCCGAGGAAAGGAACCTGGCGGTGATACCCTTCGGCGGCGGATCGAGCGTGACGGGCGGAGTGGAGCCCATGGGCAAGAAAGAGGGCTTCATCAGCCTGGACATGGCGCGCATGAATCGCGTGCTGAGGGTGGACGCCACCTCCCACACGGCGCTCATCCAGGCGGGCGCCCTGGGGCCGGAGCTGGAGGAGCAGCTCAACGGCCACGGCTTCACCCTGGGCCATTTCCCCGAGAGCTTCGACCATTCCTCGCTGGGGGGCTGGCTGGCCACGCGCGCCTCGGGGCGCCAGTCCACCGGCTACGGCGATATAGAGGACATGGTGCTGGCGCTGCGCATGGTCACCCCGCGGGGGGTGGTGGACACGCGCAAGGTGCCCTCCAGCGCCGCCGGACCCTCCATCCTGCAGCTGTGCGTGGGCTCCGAGGGATGCATGGGGGTGATAACCGAGGCGTTGATGAGGATCCGCCCCGTGCCCCGGGTGTTGGACTACAGGGGCCTCCTCTTCCGGGATTTCGCCGCGGGCGTCTCCGCCGTGCGGGAGATGATGCAACAGGGGCTCGTTCCCACCTGCGTGAGGCTTTCGGACCGCACCGAGACCGCTTTGGCCAAGGCGTTCCGGTCCACGAAGGGGCCCAGGTGGAAGAGGAGGGCGGAGGAGGCGGCGCTGCGGCTTCTCGCCAGCCGCGGCTACTCCTTCGACGACGGCGCCTTCATGGTCATCGGCCTGGAGGGGGAGCAGGACGACGTGGACTACCAGCGCTCGGGCATCCTGCAGCTCTGCCGCAGGCTGGGTGGCTTTCACCTGGGGACCAGCCCCGGCAGGCAGTGGTACCGCAGCAGGCACGAGACCGCCTACTTCCGCGAGCAGCTGATAAACTGGGGCGTCATGGTGGACACGCTGGAGACGGCGACCACCTGGGACAACCTCCTCCACCTTTACGGCGAGGTCTATGCGGCCCTGAAACGCGCCCTGGAAGAGGGCGGTTCTAAATGCATGGTCGCCTGCCACGTCTCGCACGCCTATCCCGAGGGCGCCTCGCTCTATTACACCTTCTTCGCCCCCATGGCCGCGGAGGGGGAGGAGGAGGCCCAGTGGGAACGGGCGAAGAGAGCGGCTTCCGAGGCCATCATGGAGCACGGCGGGACCATCACCCACCATCACGGTATCGGATACGAACACGCCCCCTGGATGCGCAGGGAGGTAGGGGAGATATCCATCGAGGCCCTGCACGCGGTCAAGAAGGTCATGGACCCGGCCGATATTATGAACCCGGGAAAACTGTTGCCGTGA
- a CDS encoding glycosyltransferase family 2 protein: MAFDKTATRKAAEARLSIVVPVYNEEKNIRPLHERLTAVLQPLVREYEIIFVDDGSVDGTRRVVEELHREDKRVRLIGFTRNFGHEMATTAGLDFADGDAVVIIDADLQDPPEVIGEMLSRWEEGYDVVYGRRVERKGEPLGKRLSSRIFYRLMKRLTEVDIPVDTGDFRLMDREVVRRFRLLRERNRFVRAEIAWLGGNAVEVPYKREPRLEGKTKYSTLRRLRLALDGITSFSAAPLRFMSFLGFFMFLVSLAAILVVFVQKVFFGLEVPGYAFLVISLFLLNGTEIFFIGVLGEYLGRMYREVQERPLYLVSTMLGFEGEGDGESPVQGDV; encoded by the coding sequence ATGGCTTTTGACAAGACAGCGACGAGAAAAGCCGCCGAGGCGCGCCTTTCCATCGTGGTGCCGGTGTATAACGAGGAGAAGAACATCAGGCCACTCCATGAGAGGCTGACGGCGGTGCTGCAGCCCCTGGTCAGGGAGTACGAGATCATCTTCGTGGACGACGGCAGCGTGGACGGCACGCGCCGTGTCGTCGAGGAACTGCACCGGGAGGACAAGCGTGTGCGCCTCATCGGCTTCACGCGCAACTTCGGCCACGAGATGGCCACCACCGCCGGACTGGACTTCGCGGACGGCGACGCCGTGGTCATCATCGACGCCGACCTGCAGGATCCTCCCGAGGTGATCGGCGAGATGCTCTCACGCTGGGAGGAGGGCTACGATGTCGTCTACGGCCGTCGCGTGGAGAGGAAAGGCGAGCCTCTCGGCAAGAGGCTTTCGTCACGCATCTTCTACCGTCTCATGAAGCGCCTCACGGAGGTGGATATCCCCGTTGATACGGGCGACTTCCGCCTCATGGACAGGGAGGTGGTGAGGCGCTTCCGTCTCCTGCGGGAGAGGAACCGCTTCGTGCGCGCCGAGATAGCCTGGCTGGGCGGTAACGCCGTCGAGGTCCCCTACAAGCGGGAGCCGCGCCTGGAAGGGAAGACCAAGTACTCGACCCTCAGGCGCCTGCGCCTTGCCCTGGACGGCATCACCTCTTTTTCCGCCGCGCCTCTCCGCTTCATGAGCTTCCTGGGGTTTTTCATGTTTCTGGTCAGCCTGGCGGCCATACTGGTGGTGTTCGTGCAGAAGGTGTTCTTCGGGCTGGAGGTGCCCGGCTACGCTTTCCTGGTCATCAGCCTGTTCCTGCTCAACGGCACGGAGATCTTCTTCATCGGCGTGCTGGGCGAATACCTGGGAAGGATGTACCGGGAGGTGCAGGAAAGGCCGCTATACCTGGTCTCCACCATGCTGGGTTTCGAAGGCGAGGGTGATGGAGAAAGCCCTGTACAGGGAGATGTATGA
- a CDS encoding ABC transporter permease, whose product MRLLRRKLVRELRQAKFRFLAVSSVVAIGIILFTASYMSYLNLSKSYQRTYEELHFEDLLVRVEKAPERAVERLLALPNIAMLTPRISDPLGMELADGTRITGQVISVPTEEPYVNTLFMLEGRKLAAREQELTCLVESHFAEFNRLGEGDVIYAVKGGSRLPVRIAGVVSSPEYMVVFRSRQFPMTSASVYGVFYMNQDQARYLLGYSSSSYNEFAFLLKDYSLLETTQAQVREVLAPFTILEVTTRDNQISRSLMEMEVQQFHDFALFFPILFFTIAAFSIYMILSRMVRMQRSIIGLMRALGYPARSILRHYLSFAFIVGAFGIIVGSLLGVAATALVSKIYADTIGIPFVHFGVYPQVFVYGTFLAMGFCGLAGLIPARQSASVQPTEALRGVVDVAHYGKRSLAERVLPSLSRLRVFWRLPLRNVFRNRRRTAFTVVGIVFAVILVMMNLGINDTVHATMDMAFNRLFTFEIAALFLEPQTRVTERKLENIPGITQVEPTVGYPCTISNGGNEVESVVMGVLPDTVMRGFLDERNRKVLITPNHCLLSRNYREQLGVEVGDAVTVTSGRRKRDFIVSQFIMEPMGSFIYAPVDEVRDLLGYGMRSSAFYLKIDPGYYREVRDTLNSMPGVLALVDLEQIQAEINSYMALMYILITVMLIFGLTMAFTLVFNTSTINIMEREQEVATMLTLGVPHWKASLSLTLENAIMGLLGLLPGYVAARFVMQQAMRLYESDLFSFTPVISPWTYLVTAVLVLGLMVLSEFPSLRYIRGLDLAQSTKRRSL is encoded by the coding sequence ATGAGGCTACTGCGCAGGAAACTTGTACGGGAGCTCAGGCAGGCGAAGTTCCGCTTCCTCGCCGTCTCCTCGGTGGTGGCCATCGGCATCATCCTCTTCACCGCCTCCTACATGTCCTACCTCAACCTCTCCAAGTCATACCAGCGCACCTACGAGGAGCTGCACTTCGAGGACCTGCTGGTGCGGGTGGAGAAGGCGCCGGAGAGGGCGGTGGAGCGGCTCCTCGCCCTGCCCAACATCGCCATGCTCACCCCGCGCATAAGCGACCCCCTGGGCATGGAGCTCGCCGACGGGACCCGCATCACCGGGCAGGTCATAAGCGTGCCGACGGAGGAACCCTACGTCAACACGCTGTTCATGCTGGAGGGGAGGAAGCTCGCCGCACGCGAGCAGGAGCTCACCTGCCTGGTGGAGAGCCACTTCGCCGAGTTCAACCGCCTCGGCGAGGGAGACGTCATCTACGCGGTAAAGGGTGGCAGCAGGCTGCCGGTGAGGATCGCGGGGGTGGTCTCCAGCCCGGAGTACATGGTGGTCTTCCGCAGCCGCCAGTTCCCCATGACCTCGGCTTCCGTCTACGGCGTGTTCTACATGAACCAGGACCAGGCCCGCTATCTCCTGGGTTATTCTTCCAGTTCCTATAACGAGTTCGCCTTCCTCCTCAAGGACTACTCGCTGCTGGAGACCACGCAGGCCCAGGTCAGGGAAGTCCTCGCCCCCTTCACCATCCTGGAGGTGACCACGCGCGACAACCAGATCTCGCGCAGCCTCATGGAGATGGAGGTGCAGCAGTTCCACGACTTCGCCCTCTTCTTCCCCATCCTCTTCTTCACCATCGCCGCCTTCAGCATCTACATGATCCTCTCGCGCATGGTGCGCATGCAGAGGTCCATCATCGGCCTCATGCGGGCCCTGGGGTACCCGGCCCGCTCCATCCTGCGGCATTACCTCTCCTTCGCCTTCATCGTGGGGGCATTCGGGATAATCGTGGGCAGCCTGCTGGGGGTGGCCGCCACGGCGCTGGTGTCCAAGATCTACGCGGACACCATCGGCATCCCCTTCGTCCACTTCGGGGTCTACCCGCAGGTCTTCGTCTACGGGACTTTCCTCGCCATGGGTTTCTGCGGCCTGGCGGGATTGATACCCGCCCGCCAGTCCGCCTCCGTGCAGCCCACGGAGGCCCTGCGCGGGGTGGTGGACGTGGCGCACTACGGCAAGCGCTCCCTGGCGGAAAGGGTGCTGCCGTCCCTCTCCCGCCTGCGCGTCTTCTGGAGGCTGCCGCTGCGCAACGTCTTCCGCAACCGCAGGCGCACCGCCTTCACCGTGGTGGGCATCGTCTTCGCCGTCATCCTGGTCATGATGAACCTGGGGATCAACGATACCGTGCACGCCACCATGGACATGGCCTTCAACCGCCTCTTCACCTTCGAGATCGCCGCGCTCTTCCTGGAACCCCAGACCAGGGTGACGGAGAGGAAACTGGAAAACATTCCCGGAATAACGCAGGTGGAACCCACGGTAGGATACCCCTGCACCATAAGCAACGGCGGGAACGAGGTGGAGAGCGTCGTCATGGGCGTGCTTCCCGACACGGTGATGCGCGGTTTCCTCGACGAGAGGAACAGGAAGGTCCTCATCACCCCCAACCACTGCCTGCTGAGCCGCAACTACCGGGAGCAGCTGGGCGTGGAGGTCGGCGACGCGGTGACCGTCACCTCGGGGAGGCGCAAACGCGACTTCATAGTATCCCAGTTCATCATGGAGCCCATGGGATCCTTCATCTACGCCCCCGTGGACGAGGTGCGTGACCTGCTGGGTTACGGGATGCGCTCCTCCGCCTTCTACCTGAAGATCGATCCCGGCTACTACCGGGAAGTGCGGGACACCCTCAACTCCATGCCCGGCGTGCTCGCCCTGGTGGACCTGGAGCAGATACAGGCGGAGATCAACTCGTACATGGCGCTCATGTACATCCTCATCACGGTGATGCTCATCTTCGGGCTGACCATGGCGTTCACCCTGGTCTTCAACACCTCCACCATCAACATCATGGAGCGGGAACAGGAGGTGGCCACCATGCTCACCCTGGGGGTGCCGCACTGGAAGGCCTCCCTGTCGCTCACCCTGGAGAACGCCATCATGGGCCTGCTGGGGCTCCTGCCGGGGTATGTCGCGGCGCGTTTCGTCATGCAACAGGCCATGCGCCTCTACGAGAGCGACCTCTTCTCCTTCACCCCCGTGATATCGCCCTGGACCTACCTGGTGACCGCCGTGCTCGTCCTGGGGCTCATGGTGCTCTCGGAGTTCCCCTCCCTGCGCTACATACGGGGACTCGACCTGGCGCAGTCCACCAAGAGGCGTTCTCTATAG
- a CDS encoding HAMP domain-containing histidine kinase, whose product MHRRKYRYAIAGFALAAAYLCLLFLLHYLISEGTPASLLRDSPAAVITVLLSLPLCLLAGYLLGSEKDRREAARLMDEREKDRLEMAEKMSLLLHRAEESRRMAAIAAREIKHPLTSIIGYALTLVQYWDKLDGRERRDFLDYIRVSATRLEVMINDLMRILELARESVPQEGVKLDFSEVLSEVASLLQGVHEERGVTLSLRFLERLPALRGDPSRLFDLLYNLLDIALRCSQDGKMVSAWCSRRDNRVALHVRCPNLSLPPEKASAIDRWPPAESEGEMATLVMEYRLASRLASEAGGTLRMDLSGKAGLSFYLALPLEPTE is encoded by the coding sequence ATGCACCGGCGTAAGTACCGCTATGCGATCGCGGGTTTCGCGCTCGCCGCCGCGTACCTGTGCCTCCTCTTCCTCCTCCACTACCTCATCTCCGAGGGCACGCCCGCGAGCCTGCTGCGCGACTCCCCCGCCGCGGTGATCACCGTGCTGCTCAGCCTTCCCCTCTGCCTCCTCGCCGGCTACCTGCTGGGCTCAGAGAAAGACCGCCGTGAGGCGGCGCGGCTGATGGACGAGCGCGAGAAAGACCGCCTGGAGATGGCCGAGAAGATGTCGCTGCTGCTGCACCGCGCGGAGGAATCCCGCCGCATGGCCGCCATCGCGGCCCGCGAGATAAAGCACCCGCTCACATCGATCATCGGTTACGCCCTCACCCTGGTCCAGTACTGGGATAAACTGGATGGCCGGGAGAGGCGCGATTTCCTCGACTACATAAGGGTTTCCGCCACCCGGCTTGAGGTGATGATAAACGACCTCATGCGCATCCTGGAGCTGGCACGGGAATCCGTGCCCCAGGAGGGGGTAAAGCTCGACTTCTCCGAGGTCCTCTCCGAAGTCGCCTCCCTGCTGCAGGGGGTCCACGAAGAAAGGGGCGTCACCCTTAGCCTGCGCTTCCTGGAGAGACTTCCAGCGCTCAGGGGAGACCCCTCCCGCCTCTTCGACCTTCTTTACAACCTGCTGGACATCGCCCTGCGGTGCTCCCAGGACGGCAAGATGGTCTCCGCCTGGTGCTCGCGCCGCGATAACCGCGTGGCCCTGCACGTCCGTTGCCCGAACCTGTCACTGCCCCCGGAAAAGGCCTCGGCCATCGACCGCTGGCCTCCCGCGGAGTCGGAGGGCGAGATGGCCACCCTGGTCATGGAGTACAGGCTGGCTTCCCGCCTGGCTAGCGAGGCTGGGGGTACTCTGCGCATGGACCTGTCCGGCAAGGCGGGGCTCTCCTTCTACCTGGCCTTGCCCCTCGAGCCCACGGAGTAA
- a CDS encoding gamma-glutamylcyclotransferase, producing the protein MSEIPVFVYGTLKPGEKMFRHISHTVRNVVPACVPGHLYETPFGYPLLIPAPGEEEPLISGVILLALEGCYEEMLRIIDVIEGEAGFEKGEMEVILEDGNRIPAIVYFYREAPPYARPYYGTDWPQVT; encoded by the coding sequence ATGAGCGAGATACCGGTCTTCGTTTACGGCACGTTGAAGCCGGGCGAGAAGATGTTCCGCCACATCAGCCACACGGTGAGGAACGTCGTGCCCGCCTGCGTGCCGGGACACCTCTACGAAACGCCCTTCGGCTACCCCCTGCTGATCCCGGCGCCGGGGGAGGAGGAGCCGCTGATCAGCGGGGTCATCCTCCTCGCCCTCGAGGGTTGCTACGAGGAGATGTTACGCATCATCGACGTCATCGAGGGGGAGGCGGGTTTCGAGAAGGGTGAGATGGAGGTCATCCTGGAGGACGGCAACCGGATCCCCGCCATCGTCTATTTCTACCGCGAGGCGCCCCCTTACGCCCGACCTTACTACGGCACGGACTGGCCCCAGGTGACATAA
- a CDS encoding AURKAIP1/COX24 domain-containing protein, whose amino-acid sequence MSSVVKKRRKKMRKKKHKKLLKRTRWQRRNK is encoded by the coding sequence GTGAGTTCGGTGGTGAAGAAGCGCCGCAAGAAGATGCGCAAGAAGAAGCACAAGAAACTCCTGAAGCGAACCCGCTGGCAGAGGCGGAACAAGTAG
- a CDS encoding pyruvate formate lyase-activating protein: MKVLAVDIGVGTQDILLYDSRRELENCSRLILPSPTRILASRVERAAAKTGELFLRGCTVGGGPFSRAVKRALAAGKKVHMTPEAAFSIRNNLDDVASLGVSIAEAPPPGFSGTTLELDELDLEPLCEFLRGAGEDPDDPDAVAAAVQDHGAYRAGESNRKTRLRHMMARMREDPRPSSLSYLAHDVPDTFPRMRSAARRLQEQFPSSRVLVMDTSPAAVAGCLADARVAQHAGGNLLLVNAGNGHTLACLLRAGRVVGLLEHHTRRLEAGSFAAYLERFCDGEARDEDPFMAEGHGLFYLGEAPGMKNLDLIAVTGPRRGFLEGAGLGVYYPAPGGDMMMTGPLGLVEAVRRRGEG, encoded by the coding sequence ATGAAGGTACTGGCCGTGGATATCGGGGTGGGAACCCAGGACATACTCCTCTACGACTCGCGGCGGGAGCTGGAGAACTGCTCGCGCCTCATCCTCCCCAGCCCCACCCGCATCCTCGCCTCACGGGTGGAGCGGGCCGCGGCGAAAACGGGGGAGCTCTTCCTGCGCGGATGCACCGTGGGAGGGGGGCCTTTCTCCCGAGCCGTGAAGCGGGCGCTGGCGGCGGGGAAGAAGGTCCATATGACCCCCGAGGCCGCCTTTTCCATCCGCAACAACCTCGACGACGTGGCGTCCCTGGGCGTCTCCATCGCGGAGGCGCCCCCTCCAGGTTTCTCGGGGACGACCCTCGAACTGGACGAGCTGGACCTGGAGCCCCTGTGCGAGTTCCTGCGAGGCGCCGGTGAAGATCCCGACGACCCGGATGCCGTGGCCGCCGCGGTGCAGGACCACGGCGCCTACCGCGCGGGGGAATCCAACCGCAAGACGCGCCTGCGCCACATGATGGCGCGCATGCGGGAGGACCCGCGCCCTTCCTCCCTTTCCTACCTGGCCCACGATGTGCCGGACACCTTCCCCCGCATGCGCTCCGCCGCGCGGCGCCTGCAGGAGCAGTTCCCCTCCTCCCGCGTGCTGGTCATGGACACCTCCCCGGCCGCCGTCGCCGGCTGCCTGGCGGACGCGCGGGTGGCTCAACACGCCGGCGGCAACCTCCTCCTGGTCAACGCCGGAAACGGCCATACCCTGGCCTGCCTCCTCCGCGCGGGCAGGGTGGTGGGGCTGCTGGAGCACCATACCAGGAGGCTGGAGGCGGGTTCTTTCGCCGCCTACCTCGAGAGGTTCTGCGACGGCGAGGCGCGGGACGAGGATCCCTTCATGGCCGAGGGGCACGGCCTCTTCTACCTGGGCGAGGCCCCGGGCATGAAGAACCTCGACCTCATCGCCGTCACCGGCCCCCGCAGGGGCTTCCTGGAAGGAGCGGGGCTGGGCGTCTACTACCCCGCCCCGGGAGGCGACATGATGATGACCGGGCCCCTGGGCCTCGTCGAGGCCGTGAGAAGGCGGGGGGAAGGATAG
- a CDS encoding DMT family transporter — translation MKSGWRYHLLLLAVCWIWGLAFIGVKVLVEEVSYLTLNLARFVLASLLFVPILVLYRRRRPRLSAGEWTLVFLAGLSAVYGYHLALTYGETMIPAGTAGLVANTTPIFAAVFARAVLYERLGIWKIMGSVAALGGVAVITFSGGDVHLGGGRAQGILFVVLAAASWAAYTVLLKPLVEEHDPLFVTAYAVFLGTLALLPLALACGDCVGEVGRMSAAGWGWLIFLGMGCTVAGYLLYSKGLEGLGTAQAAFYLYLIAPVSLFWGWLLLDEKVNAGLLAGTALILVGLLAVGWEERRSPRITAPGAT, via the coding sequence GTGAAGTCCGGGTGGAGGTACCACCTCCTCCTCCTCGCCGTGTGCTGGATATGGGGTCTGGCGTTCATCGGCGTCAAGGTGCTGGTGGAGGAGGTCTCCTACCTAACCCTGAACCTGGCCCGTTTCGTGCTGGCCAGCCTGCTCTTCGTCCCCATCCTCGTCCTTTACCGGCGTCGTCGGCCGCGCCTGAGCGCGGGCGAGTGGACCCTCGTCTTCCTGGCCGGCTTGAGCGCGGTCTACGGGTACCACCTCGCCCTTACCTACGGAGAGACCATGATCCCCGCCGGGACCGCCGGGCTCGTCGCCAACACGACCCCCATCTTCGCGGCCGTCTTCGCGCGAGCGGTGCTCTACGAGCGTCTGGGAATATGGAAGATTATGGGAAGTGTGGCCGCGCTGGGAGGGGTGGCGGTGATCACCTTTTCCGGGGGCGATGTGCACCTGGGAGGCGGGCGGGCGCAGGGCATCCTTTTCGTCGTGCTGGCCGCCGCCTCCTGGGCCGCTTACACGGTGCTCCTCAAGCCCCTGGTTGAGGAGCATGACCCGCTCTTCGTCACCGCCTACGCGGTCTTCCTGGGGACCCTGGCCCTCCTGCCCCTGGCGCTGGCCTGCGGTGACTGCGTGGGGGAGGTGGGGAGGATGTCCGCGGCCGGATGGGGATGGCTCATCTTCCTGGGCATGGGATGCACGGTAGCCGGTTACCTTCTCTACTCCAAGGGCCTGGAGGGATTGGGTACCGCGCAGGCGGCTTTCTACCTCTACCTCATCGCGCCCGTATCCCTCTTCTGGGGATGGCTGCTGCTGGACGAGAAGGTGAACGCCGGCCTCCTCGCGGGCACGGCACTCATACTGGTGGGCTTGCTGGCCGTCGGCTGGGAGGAGAGGAGGTCGCCGCGCATCACCGCGCCGGGAGCCACGTAA
- a CDS encoding methyltransferase domain-containing protein: protein MEKALYREMYERENDYWWFAARRRIVLSLVDRYVKPAHTPRFLDVGCGTGSMLQALEGRGGAVGVDASEEALAFAATRTKAALVKGEVPEVLRSLEGKFDCVLLLDLLEHVGDDRETVRAAAGVLDGGGVMIITVPAHPWLYAPRDAYHHHLRRYRKGEVKQLVAGAGLAEVFTSYYNALFFPVAVAQRLWSRVSGGEPGPDIRPLPRILNGIMEEAFAAERFLLGRMPLPWGLSLVAVARRRPDRCANAS, encoded by the coding sequence ATGGAGAAAGCCCTGTACAGGGAGATGTATGAGCGCGAGAACGACTACTGGTGGTTTGCCGCCAGGCGGCGCATCGTCCTCTCGCTCGTGGATAGATACGTGAAACCCGCGCATACCCCGCGCTTCTTGGACGTAGGTTGCGGCACCGGCTCCATGCTGCAGGCGCTGGAAGGGCGCGGGGGGGCGGTGGGCGTGGATGCGTCCGAGGAGGCGCTTGCCTTCGCCGCCACCCGCACGAAGGCGGCGCTGGTGAAGGGGGAGGTGCCGGAAGTGCTGCGTTCGCTGGAGGGGAAGTTCGACTGCGTGCTCCTTCTCGACCTGCTCGAGCACGTCGGGGACGACCGGGAGACGGTGAGGGCGGCGGCCGGTGTCCTTGATGGAGGTGGGGTGATGATCATCACCGTGCCGGCGCACCCCTGGCTTTACGCCCCCCGGGACGCCTACCACCATCACCTGAGGAGATACCGGAAAGGGGAAGTGAAGCAGCTGGTAGCCGGCGCCGGGCTGGCCGAGGTGTTCACCTCATATTACAACGCCCTCTTCTTTCCGGTGGCCGTGGCGCAGCGCCTGTGGAGCAGGGTGAGCGGCGGGGAGCCCGGTCCGGACATCAGGCCCCTGCCCAGGATATTGAATGGGATCATGGAAGAGGCGTTCGCCGCCGAACGTTTTCTGCTGGGACGTATGCCTTTGCCGTGGGGTCTCTCGCTGGTCGCCGTGGCGCGGAGGAGGCCCGATCGATGCGCAAACGCGAGTTGA
- a CDS encoding DUF763 domain-containing protein, whose product MSSPAGVIKDLKGGDILPRTGIAHLPLHGGKAPRWLFERMVRLSGEILSWIVEENGPRAALERFSDPHWFQALGCVLGFDWHSSGVTTTTCGAVKEALRHRDYLGLFAAGGKGAASRRTPSEIEERGERAGLGEAIPSLVHASRMSAKVDSNALQDGYQIYHHFFLFTREGDWAVVQQGMNEANGYARRYHWLSFAVRDFTEEPHSAICSQGLGGAALNLVAAESRETRQALGELSSRKPDRTVAELERLRNLRLPARHQVLLRDLHPDHIRRVLLRTYERQPEDFATLLGMPGVGAKTLRALALISELVYGTSLSWRDPARFSFAHGGKDGHPNPVDRETYDATIAFLERALRASRVEGREKDAALRRLHRFYRS is encoded by the coding sequence ATGTCGTCACCTGCGGGTGTTATAAAGGATTTGAAAGGGGGCGATATCTTGCCCAGGACCGGCATTGCCCATCTTCCCCTGCACGGTGGGAAGGCGCCGCGCTGGCTCTTCGAGCGCATGGTCCGCCTCTCGGGGGAGATACTCTCCTGGATAGTGGAGGAGAACGGGCCGCGCGCCGCCCTGGAACGCTTCTCCGATCCCCACTGGTTCCAGGCCCTGGGGTGCGTGCTCGGCTTCGACTGGCACAGCTCGGGCGTGACCACCACCACCTGCGGTGCCGTGAAGGAGGCGCTGCGGCACCGTGACTACCTGGGCCTCTTCGCCGCCGGGGGCAAGGGCGCCGCTTCGCGGCGCACTCCCAGCGAGATAGAGGAAAGGGGGGAGCGAGCCGGCCTGGGTGAGGCCATCCCCTCCCTGGTGCACGCCAGCCGCATGTCGGCCAAGGTGGACAGCAACGCATTGCAGGACGGCTACCAGATCTACCACCACTTCTTCCTCTTCACCCGCGAGGGGGACTGGGCCGTGGTGCAGCAGGGCATGAACGAGGCGAACGGTTACGCCCGCCGCTACCACTGGCTGTCCTTCGCGGTGAGGGATTTCACCGAGGAACCGCACAGCGCCATATGCTCCCAGGGCCTGGGGGGCGCCGCCCTCAACCTGGTGGCGGCCGAGAGCCGGGAGACTCGCCAGGCCCTGGGCGAGCTCTCCTCCCGCAAGCCCGATAGAACCGTCGCGGAACTGGAGCGCCTGCGCAACCTGCGCCTTCCCGCCCGCCACCAGGTCCTCCTGCGCGACCTGCACCCGGATCACATCCGCAGGGTGCTCCTCAGAACCTACGAGCGCCAGCCCGAGGACTTCGCCACCCTGCTGGGCATGCCCGGCGTGGGCGCGAAGACCCTGCGCGCACTGGCCCTCATCTCCGAACTCGTCTACGGCACCTCGCTGAGCTGGCGGGATCCGGCCCGCTTCAGCTTCGCCCACGGGGGCAAGGACGGCCACCCCAACCCCGTGGACCGGGAGACCTACGACGCTACCATCGCCTTCCTGGAACGGGCGCTGCGCGCCTCCCGCGTGGAGGGGCGGGAGAAGGACGCGGCCCTGCGCCGCCTGCACCGCTTCTACCGGTCCTAG